The following are from one region of the Leptospiraceae bacterium genome:
- a CDS encoding HNH endonuclease, with protein MDKKDPNLKCEICNFSFIEKYGDWGEGYIEVHHIKPLSTIKEETKTKIEDLILVCSNCHRMLHRIRPWKDSLNIIRKSIRRRADSFT; from the coding sequence ATAGACAAAAAAGACCCTAATTTAAAATGCGAAATATGTAATTTTTCTTTCATTGAAAAATATGGTGATTGGGGTGAAGGCTATATCGAGGTACATCATATTAAGCCGTTGTCGACAATAAAGGAAGAAACAAAAACTAAAATTGAAGATTTAATTTTAGTATGTTCAAATTGTCATAGAATGTTACATAGAATTAGACCGTGGAAAGATAGCCTAAATATTATTAGGAAATCTATTCGTAGAAGAGCCGATTCCTTCACCTAA